The Micromonospora krabiensis genome window below encodes:
- a CDS encoding AAA family ATPase has translation MNTHEPLTQPEVQGFAALAARLAENVNSVVLGKPEVVRLALTALFAQGHVLLEDVPGVGKTTLARAIAATVKGQWRRIQFTPDLLPSDVSGVTIFNQATRGFEFHPGPVFANIVIADEINRASPKTQSALLEVMEERTVTVDGVRHPVPQPFLVVATQNPVEMDGTYRLPEAQLDRFLVKLSVGYPDEAVEVEVLRGATVRSPEALTAVTDTATVGEMVKMARRVHIAEPLYAYAVRLAAATRTHQQVRVGVSPRGVIALTRAACAYALIDGRGWIMPEDLRALAEPVFAHRLLLTPDAQVRGVTAAEVLRQAVASVPVPLPSGQPAPVQG, from the coding sequence GTGAACACCCACGAGCCGCTCACCCAGCCGGAGGTGCAGGGCTTCGCCGCCCTGGCCGCCCGACTGGCCGAGAACGTCAACTCGGTCGTGCTCGGCAAGCCGGAGGTCGTCCGGCTGGCGCTCACCGCGCTGTTCGCCCAGGGTCACGTGCTGCTGGAGGATGTGCCGGGCGTCGGGAAGACCACCCTCGCCCGGGCCATCGCCGCGACGGTGAAGGGCCAGTGGCGGCGCATCCAGTTCACCCCGGACCTGCTGCCGTCCGACGTGTCCGGGGTGACCATCTTCAACCAGGCCACCCGGGGGTTCGAGTTCCACCCGGGGCCGGTGTTCGCGAACATCGTCATCGCCGACGAGATCAACCGGGCCTCGCCGAAGACCCAGTCGGCGCTGCTGGAGGTGATGGAGGAGCGCACGGTCACCGTGGACGGTGTCCGCCACCCGGTGCCGCAGCCGTTCCTCGTGGTAGCCACGCAGAACCCGGTGGAGATGGACGGCACCTACCGGCTGCCGGAGGCGCAGCTCGACCGGTTCCTGGTGAAGCTGTCCGTCGGCTACCCCGACGAGGCCGTCGAGGTGGAGGTGCTGCGCGGCGCCACCGTCCGCTCCCCCGAGGCGCTGACCGCGGTCACCGACACCGCCACCGTCGGGGAGATGGTGAAGATGGCCCGCCGGGTGCACATCGCCGAACCGCTCTACGCGTACGCGGTGCGCCTGGCCGCCGCCACCCGCACCCACCAGCAGGTCCGCGTCGGCGTCAGCCCCCGCGGGGTGATCGCGCTGACCCGCGCCGCGTGCGCGTACGCGCTCATCGACGGGCGGGGCTGGATCATGCCGGAGGACCTCAGGGCCCTCGCCGAGCCGGTCTTCGCGCACCGGCTGCTGCTCACCCCCGACGCGCAGGTGCGCGGGGTGACCGCCGCCGAGGTGCTGCGCCAGGCCGTCGCGTCGGTGCCGGTGCCGCTGCCGTCGGGGCAGCCCGCCCCGGTGCAGGGCTGA
- a CDS encoding DUF58 domain-containing protein — protein MGITARGVGLLAAAVLLLGVGFRYAYPELALLGAAAATAVGYAAVVAAWRPRLAVTRHADPDRVGRGEPASMTLTVRNTARLRAANLLAEDRCADKAVPVPLLRLRPGTDTTVRYDVPTRRRGVVRVGPLRVTRRDPLGLVSASRSYGATVPVWVYPRVHPMAAVPTGAGRSLDGRVDAVAHGSITFDSLREYVVGDELRRVHWRTSARVGELMVRENVDTSLPRIVVLLDNRATAHPDRRNGVAVSFESACEAAASVLTAAHRADLPAHLLMTVPDTLGANTNDDGDSAPAGRGAAARTWAVLRVRWRADTEDTVGTETSSPGGPLDRLAAVDLVAVAPAGDEDPLRAAAARLRRDRLGDTLVVLTGPGGRGDLGHVGALRGAYPSVVVGVFGATEPTPPGTAGLVVIDAADGAEFAAEWDGVRRW, from the coding sequence GTGGGGATCACCGCCCGGGGTGTCGGGCTGCTCGCCGCCGCCGTGCTGCTGCTCGGCGTCGGTTTCCGCTACGCGTACCCGGAGTTGGCGCTGCTCGGCGCGGCGGCGGCCACCGCCGTCGGCTACGCCGCCGTGGTCGCGGCCTGGCGGCCCCGCCTGGCCGTCACCCGGCACGCCGACCCGGACCGCGTCGGCCGCGGCGAGCCGGCCAGCATGACCCTGACCGTGCGCAACACCGCCCGGCTGCGGGCGGCGAACCTGCTCGCCGAGGACCGCTGCGCCGACAAGGCGGTGCCGGTGCCCCTGCTGCGGCTGCGTCCGGGCACCGACACCACCGTCCGCTACGACGTGCCGACCCGCCGCCGGGGCGTGGTGCGCGTCGGGCCGCTGCGGGTGACCCGCCGCGACCCGCTGGGCCTGGTGTCGGCCTCGCGCTCCTACGGGGCGACCGTGCCGGTGTGGGTGTATCCGCGCGTGCACCCCATGGCCGCGGTGCCGACCGGCGCGGGGCGCAGCCTGGACGGGCGGGTCGACGCGGTGGCGCACGGGTCGATCACCTTCGACTCGCTACGGGAGTACGTGGTCGGCGACGAACTGCGCCGGGTGCACTGGCGCACCAGCGCCCGGGTGGGTGAGCTGATGGTGCGGGAGAACGTGGACACCAGCCTGCCCCGGATCGTGGTGCTGCTCGACAACCGGGCCACCGCGCATCCCGACCGGCGCAACGGGGTGGCCGTGTCGTTCGAGTCAGCGTGCGAGGCGGCCGCGTCGGTGCTGACCGCCGCGCACCGGGCGGACCTGCCGGCGCACCTGCTGATGACCGTCCCCGACACCCTGGGCGCGAACACTAACGACGACGGCGACTCCGCCCCGGCCGGGCGGGGCGCGGCGGCGCGCACGTGGGCGGTGCTGCGCGTCCGGTGGCGGGCCGACACCGAGGACACCGTCGGGACGGAGACCAGCAGTCCCGGCGGGCCGCTGGACCGGCTCGCCGCCGTGGACCTCGTCGCCGTCGCACCGGCCGGTGACGAGGACCCGCTGCGGGCGGCGGCGGCCCGGCTGCGCCGCGACCGGCTCGGCGACACCCTCGTCGTGCTCACCGGCCCCGGCGGGCGCGGCGACCTCGGACACGTGGGCGCGCTGCGCGGCGCGTACCCGTCGGTGGTGGTCGGGGTGTTCGGCGCGACCGAACCGACGCCGCCGGGCACCGCGGGCCTAGTGGTCATCGACGCCGCCGACGGCGCGGAGTTCGCCGCCGAGTGGGACGGGGTCCGCCGGTGGTGA
- a CDS encoding fibronectin type III domain-containing protein — protein sequence MTQAPKAPANPNPPLAEGHRHTNAGQSHPAPAHYDTVPSQPHPAAAQAVTYPPVEPYRPPAPSAYPGQMAPSSAYSVMEEPASRGRSRAAVAVAVTAIGVAVAAVAGVGALVLSRDGTPVAGPGSSPVPAGPRASGPPPGDLELRDDSATITLSWTDPSGGTVPFMVAGGRTGKALGVMATVDPGQTSYTVNGLSARVDYCFTVLAVWSTDTFATSGQVCTDRERRTPSG from the coding sequence ATGACGCAGGCCCCGAAAGCTCCAGCGAACCCGAACCCACCGCTCGCCGAGGGACACCGCCACACCAACGCCGGTCAGTCCCACCCGGCCCCGGCCCACTACGACACCGTCCCGAGCCAGCCGCACCCCGCCGCGGCGCAGGCGGTCACGTATCCGCCGGTGGAGCCGTACCGGCCGCCCGCCCCGTCCGCCTACCCGGGGCAGATGGCGCCGTCGTCCGCGTACTCCGTGATGGAGGAGCCGGCGTCGCGCGGCCGGAGCCGGGCGGCGGTGGCCGTGGCGGTGACGGCGATCGGGGTGGCGGTCGCGGCGGTGGCCGGGGTTGGTGCGCTGGTGTTGAGTCGCGACGGTACGCCGGTGGCGGGTCCGGGGTCGTCGCCGGTGCCGGCGGGTCCGAGGGCGAGCGGCCCGCCACCGGGTGATCTGGAGCTGCGGGACGACTCGGCGACGATCACGCTGTCGTGGACGGATCCGTCGGGTGGGACGGTGCCGTTCATGGTGGCCGGTGGGCGGACGGGTAAGGCGCTGGGTGTGATGGCCACGGTGGATCCGGGGCAGACGAGTTACACGGTGAACGGGTTGAGCGCCCGGGTGGACTACTGCTTCACGGTGTTGGCGGTGTGGTCGACGGACACGTTCGCCACCTCCGGGCAGGTGTGCACCGATCGTGAGCGGCGCACTCCGTCGGGGTGA
- a CDS encoding glycoside hydrolase family 15 protein: protein MDRYPSIAGHGLIGDLQTAALISKDGTLDWFCAPRFDSPSIFGGLLDRRHGGHFQICPEGTEYTSTQLYVPGTPILITRFLSEDGVGEVTDLMPVAGEQATDRHRMLRLIRVVRGTMRFRVDCQPRFNYGRDTHELEQHPDGNVFRSATATLTLNPIGTIEREPDKYYERTPERVRVIGTFHEGDEGGILLETASTDPPRVISIDEARDMVTRTRDFWRRWLDRSHYTGRWREMVERSAMTLKLMTYAPTGALIAAPTASLPERIGGQRNWDYRYTWVRDASFSVHALLGLGFVDEAQRYLQWLNDRIQDARNGTAPLQVMYRVDGSPEMTEELLEHWEGYRGSGPVRVGNGAAQHLQLDIFGEALNSVDLADRSGLQTSYQEWLRLSRAVDWVCENWDQPEDGIWETRAGRQDFTYGRLMSWVALDRAIRIAVRRGRPGNIARWRTNRDLIYHQIMTRGFHPGRQAFVQHYACDHLDAALLAMPSVGFIAPTDPMWQSTLRAIDTDLVSDSLVYRYDPAASPDGVPGQEGTFSMCTFWYVEALAESGRIDEARLTFEKMLTYSSELGLYSEEVARTGEQIGNFPQAFSHLSLISTAVNLDRLLNAQA, encoded by the coding sequence GTGGACAGGTACCCGTCGATCGCGGGCCACGGCCTCATCGGCGACCTGCAGACCGCGGCGCTGATCAGCAAGGACGGCACGCTGGACTGGTTCTGCGCACCCCGCTTCGACTCGCCGAGCATCTTCGGCGGGCTCCTCGACCGCCGCCACGGCGGCCACTTCCAGATCTGCCCGGAGGGCACCGAGTACACGAGCACCCAGTTGTACGTGCCCGGCACCCCCATCCTGATCACCCGGTTCCTCAGCGAGGACGGCGTCGGCGAGGTCACCGACCTCATGCCCGTCGCCGGTGAACAGGCCACCGACCGCCACCGCATGCTGCGCCTGATCCGCGTCGTGCGCGGCACGATGCGTTTTCGCGTCGACTGCCAACCCCGGTTCAACTACGGCCGCGACACCCACGAACTCGAACAGCATCCGGACGGCAACGTCTTCCGCAGCGCCACCGCCACCCTCACCCTCAATCCGATCGGCACCATCGAGCGCGAGCCGGACAAGTACTACGAACGCACCCCGGAGCGCGTCCGCGTGATCGGCACCTTCCACGAGGGCGACGAGGGCGGCATCCTGCTGGAGACCGCCTCCACGGACCCGCCCCGCGTCATCAGCATCGACGAGGCGCGGGACATGGTCACCCGGACCCGAGACTTCTGGCGGCGCTGGCTCGACCGGTCCCACTACACCGGACGGTGGCGGGAGATGGTCGAGCGCTCCGCGATGACCCTCAAGCTGATGACGTACGCGCCGACCGGCGCGCTGATCGCCGCCCCCACCGCCTCGCTGCCGGAGCGCATCGGCGGGCAGCGCAACTGGGACTACCGCTACACCTGGGTCCGCGACGCGTCGTTCTCGGTGCACGCCCTGCTCGGCCTCGGCTTCGTCGACGAGGCGCAGCGCTACCTCCAGTGGCTCAACGACCGCATCCAGGACGCCCGTAACGGCACCGCGCCGCTGCAGGTCATGTACCGGGTCGACGGCTCACCGGAGATGACCGAGGAGCTGCTCGAACATTGGGAGGGCTACCGGGGGTCCGGACCGGTCCGGGTGGGCAACGGCGCCGCCCAACACCTGCAACTGGACATCTTCGGCGAGGCGTTGAACTCCGTCGACCTCGCCGACCGGTCCGGTCTGCAGACCTCCTACCAGGAATGGTTGCGGCTGAGCCGCGCGGTGGACTGGGTCTGCGAAAACTGGGACCAGCCGGAGGACGGGATCTGGGAGACCCGCGCCGGGCGGCAGGACTTCACCTACGGGCGGCTGATGAGCTGGGTGGCGCTCGACCGGGCGATCCGGATCGCCGTACGGCGGGGACGTCCCGGCAACATCGCCCGGTGGCGGACCAACCGCGACCTCATCTACCACCAGATCATGACGCGCGGATTTCATCCCGGGCGCCAGGCCTTCGTGCAGCACTACGCCTGCGACCACCTCGACGCGGCGCTGCTGGCCATGCCGTCGGTCGGGTTCATCGCGCCGACCGACCCGATGTGGCAGTCCACGCTGCGCGCCATCGACACCGACCTCGTCTCGGACAGCCTCGTCTACCGCTACGACCCGGCCGCCTCGCCGGACGGGGTGCCCGGACAGGAGGGCACCTTCAGCATGTGCACCTTCTGGTACGTCGAGGCCCTCGCGGAGTCCGGCCGGATCGACGAGGCCCGGCTGACGTTCGAGAAGATGCTCACCTACAGCAGCGAACTCGGCCTCTACTCCGAGGAGGTCGCCCGCACCGGCGAGCAGATCGGCAACTTCCCGCAGGCGTTCAGCCACCTGTCGTTGATCAGCACCGCCGTCAACCTCGACCGGCTGCTCAACGCCCAAGCCTGA
- a CDS encoding transglutaminase domain-containing protein: MGRGPPVVTVRDARPAPVDDVAPDSGGRPGPVAAVLRALPVPLALVTMTALAGVVLGRVYAGPLLPQLVACAAAGSVLVSVAARRLPSWLVAPLSVLAMAGYTAWSLRVAATHADLPGSLAEVAGDAARNGIPRLLTAMIPVEPAPDTVLVPLVAAWLAGLAGTEVAVRAGRVLAGYLPPALLYAGALYVVGPNAGPALWPTVLFVAAAALGLAASNRPARSGGDPVAGLAPRVRVAVRARLAAGATVGVAVVVALVALLGPAIVGRVDGRPVDPRRYVEPPQVETLDENPLIRISGWALHPEQQLLDVTTRREGAVPAASAGPPAGPSGDPADEPTGGDGEPADPAGGSTVRIRLAVLSDYDGVTWRVGATYRNAGRILPATDPARDSTVETVRQDITVAELTGRLLPAVATPREVSGARVAYDPATGTLIRPEGLTPGLRYTVTSAREKPDTNLLATANVPAGEAVARVLRVADGAPEPLTRLAAQLAEDNGAPYARAAAIEQFLAEHYRVVADAPSGHAYPNLSFFLFGPRNGGGQRGTSEQFAAAFAVLGRLTGLPTRVVVGFRSTGDGPVRAGDAYAWPEVLFDGLGWVPFDPMPRPDQEPRPVEEDFRPKPEDPPPSEAPAPTLEPTASPEPAADAAGPDTNGGLSTPALLGGGTGGLLLLVGAVLLTLLAMRRSLTRARLGRGDPGERIAGAWREVTDALRLAGHPVGDDLAATEVAARARRAVTPTDTADAPRRGDVPPDADVDTLAGLLNQVAFAPGTASAAQADQATGIATGYVDALRATRPRWRRLLWSIHPGPLRWRR, translated from the coding sequence GTGGGACGGGGTCCGCCGGTGGTGACCGTCCGCGACGCCCGCCCCGCCCCGGTGGACGACGTCGCCCCCGACTCGGGTGGCCGCCCCGGCCCGGTCGCCGCCGTGCTGCGGGCCCTGCCGGTGCCCCTCGCGCTGGTCACGATGACCGCGCTGGCCGGGGTGGTGCTCGGCCGTGTCTACGCCGGGCCGCTGCTGCCGCAACTGGTGGCCTGCGCGGCCGCCGGGTCGGTGCTGGTCAGCGTCGCCGCCCGACGGCTGCCGTCCTGGCTGGTCGCACCCCTGTCGGTGCTGGCCATGGCCGGCTACACCGCCTGGTCGCTGCGGGTCGCGGCCACCCACGCCGACCTGCCCGGCAGCCTCGCCGAGGTGGCCGGGGACGCCGCCCGCAACGGCATCCCCCGCCTGCTCACCGCGATGATCCCCGTCGAGCCGGCCCCCGACACCGTGCTCGTGCCGCTGGTCGCCGCCTGGCTGGCCGGGCTGGCCGGCACCGAGGTCGCGGTCCGCGCCGGCCGGGTCCTCGCCGGCTACCTACCCCCCGCGCTGCTGTACGCGGGCGCCCTCTACGTCGTCGGCCCCAACGCCGGACCCGCACTCTGGCCCACGGTCCTGTTCGTCGCGGCCGCGGCGCTCGGCCTGGCCGCCTCCAACCGGCCCGCCCGCAGCGGCGGCGACCCGGTCGCCGGGCTGGCCCCCCGCGTCCGGGTCGCGGTGCGCGCCCGCCTCGCCGCCGGCGCGACGGTCGGCGTCGCCGTCGTGGTCGCCCTGGTGGCACTGCTCGGGCCGGCGATCGTCGGACGGGTCGACGGGCGGCCGGTGGACCCCCGCCGCTACGTCGAGCCCCCGCAGGTGGAGACCCTCGACGAGAACCCGCTGATCCGCATCTCCGGTTGGGCGCTGCACCCCGAACAGCAGCTCCTGGACGTGACGACGCGACGCGAGGGCGCCGTCCCGGCCGCGTCCGCCGGCCCGCCAGCGGGGCCGTCGGGTGACCCTGCCGACGAACCGACCGGCGGCGACGGTGAACCGGCAGACCCGGCCGGCGGGAGCACGGTGCGGATCCGGCTGGCGGTGCTCAGCGACTACGACGGCGTCACCTGGCGGGTAGGCGCCACCTACCGCAACGCCGGACGGATCCTGCCCGCCACCGACCCGGCCCGCGACAGCACCGTGGAGACCGTCCGGCAGGACATCACCGTCGCCGAACTGACCGGGCGGCTGCTGCCCGCCGTCGCCACCCCCCGCGAGGTCAGCGGCGCACGCGTCGCGTACGACCCGGCCACCGGAACCCTGATCCGACCCGAAGGACTCACCCCCGGCCTGCGCTACACGGTCACCTCGGCGCGGGAGAAGCCGGACACCAACCTCCTCGCCACCGCGAACGTGCCCGCCGGCGAGGCGGTGGCCCGGGTGCTGCGCGTCGCCGACGGGGCGCCCGAACCCCTGACCCGCCTCGCCGCCCAACTCGCCGAGGACAACGGCGCCCCGTACGCCCGCGCCGCCGCCATCGAACAGTTCCTCGCCGAGCACTACCGGGTCGTCGCCGACGCGCCCAGCGGCCACGCCTACCCGAACCTCAGCTTCTTCCTCTTCGGCCCCCGCAACGGCGGCGGGCAGCGCGGCACCTCCGAGCAGTTCGCCGCCGCGTTCGCGGTCCTGGGCAGGCTCACCGGGCTGCCCACCCGGGTGGTGGTCGGCTTCCGGTCCACCGGGGACGGTCCGGTGCGCGCCGGTGACGCCTACGCCTGGCCGGAAGTGCTCTTCGACGGCCTGGGCTGGGTGCCGTTCGACCCGATGCCCCGCCCCGACCAGGAGCCCCGCCCCGTGGAGGAGGACTTCCGGCCGAAGCCGGAGGACCCGCCCCCGTCGGAGGCCCCGGCGCCCACCCTGGAGCCGACCGCGTCCCCCGAGCCGGCGGCCGACGCCGCCGGACCGGACACCAACGGCGGCCTGTCGACGCCGGCGCTCCTCGGCGGCGGCACGGGTGGCCTGCTGTTACTGGTCGGGGCGGTGCTGCTGACCCTGCTGGCGATGCGCCGCTCGCTGACCCGCGCCCGCCTCGGGCGAGGTGACCCCGGCGAGCGCATCGCCGGCGCCTGGCGGGAGGTCACCGACGCGCTGCGCCTGGCCGGCCACCCGGTCGGCGACGACCTGGCCGCCACCGAGGTAGCCGCCCGCGCCCGCCGCGCCGTCACCCCGACCGACACCGCGGACGCTCCCCGGCGCGGCGACGTACCGCCCGACGCCGACGTCGACACCTTGGCCGGCCTGCTCAACCAGGTGGCGTTCGCCCCCGGCACGGCCAGCGCGGCGCAGGCCGACCAGGCCACCGGCATCGCCACCGGCTACGTCGACGCCCTGCGCGCCACCCGCCCCCGCTGGCGACGCCTGCTCTGGTCGATCCACCCCGGCCCGCTGCGCTGGCGGCGCTGA
- a CDS encoding fibronectin type III domain-containing protein: MATIDDAVSTGPDNPRPRSRRLRGGLVTIGTVAALLAAMGLTVLGLGAADNAVASYDASSWLWSAARSELARVNGVTARVDTRTEVPGARRHPMQVTQTDRLLVLRDLNTGQVSSLDLATLQITATTRTTPGLGVNVALHEDAAFVVDAVQGVVRQLDPRSLSPVGEPIRYPPGITGGSFDGTGRLWIAVPSEGTVSAITAGALPAKPASPGAAGGLSPKQVETYDVAEPSHELVVSTLDDGVAVLDRTAGALVTVQQGTVRPTKLTMASPGALPARTSGPKVPVTLPGERRVLVVGEAGGEERAFAVPGTGDRLSPAVAWAGRFYCADEATGTLYAFDADGKLVDTVKGKATGPLELEVRENHLFINAPDSSTARVVDDKHQVREVNKYANDVLGGDPPPVAPPPPPPKKPRVGKPSAPRSVTAAAGNAQARVSWRPATANGAEITKYVVEGAGQKREVGANQRAVEITGLTNGETYRFSVHAVNAKGAGPSRTSNPVTPTAAVPDPPASVTAQERPDGTVLVRWPAANGQGNTIAKYAVTATSAGTNAPVGESTKTELVVPAGELEYGTQYAFTVVSVNDKGAGSAASPVSNTVVPFAAPGRPGELRASTVANQPGTVSVQWAPAEPNGRPVTTYQVEVGGRTSEVTDTRTTLTGLGNGQNVTVKVKAVNEAGAGPEATATARTVAEPRVTVTGSSATATAATVTFTVDAGGGQATCTLTTPGEPAKSGACSSITMSGLTPGTAYTFTVTASNAAGKGSVTRPQSTDALYGIATCHNGAEGETATYCDKDVSGRNGNEIFSVTRQDNNRQVGWAKPGTRLKAYCKKSGEEVYAYIYNNDKRSTWWVQVDYEGKNYIPWAWLNLEGGDNINVLPTC, translated from the coding sequence GTGGCCACCATCGACGATGCCGTGAGCACCGGGCCCGACAATCCTCGTCCCCGTTCGCGGCGGTTGCGGGGTGGGCTGGTCACGATCGGCACGGTGGCGGCGCTGCTCGCCGCGATGGGTCTGACCGTGTTGGGCCTGGGCGCGGCGGACAACGCGGTGGCCAGCTACGACGCGAGTTCGTGGCTGTGGAGCGCGGCGCGCAGCGAGTTGGCCCGGGTCAACGGGGTCACCGCGCGGGTGGACACCCGCACGGAGGTGCCGGGCGCGCGTCGGCACCCGATGCAGGTCACCCAGACCGACCGGCTGCTGGTGCTGCGGGACCTGAACACCGGTCAGGTCAGCTCCCTGGACCTGGCGACGTTGCAGATCACCGCGACCACGCGGACCACGCCCGGGCTGGGGGTGAACGTGGCGTTGCACGAGGACGCGGCGTTCGTGGTCGACGCGGTGCAGGGTGTGGTGCGCCAGCTCGACCCGCGGTCGCTGTCGCCGGTGGGTGAGCCGATCCGCTACCCCCCGGGCATCACCGGCGGGTCGTTCGACGGCACCGGCCGTCTGTGGATCGCGGTGCCCAGCGAGGGCACCGTCTCGGCGATCACCGCCGGGGCGCTGCCGGCCAAGCCCGCGTCGCCGGGCGCCGCGGGTGGGTTGAGCCCGAAGCAGGTGGAGACGTACGACGTCGCGGAGCCCAGCCACGAGCTGGTGGTGTCCACGCTGGATGACGGGGTGGCGGTGCTGGACCGCACGGCTGGTGCGCTGGTGACGGTGCAGCAGGGCACGGTGCGCCCGACGAAGCTGACGATGGCCTCACCGGGTGCGCTTCCGGCGCGTACGAGCGGGCCGAAGGTGCCGGTGACGCTGCCCGGTGAGCGGCGGGTGCTGGTGGTCGGTGAGGCCGGCGGTGAGGAGCGCGCGTTCGCGGTGCCGGGCACCGGTGACCGGTTGAGCCCGGCGGTGGCGTGGGCGGGCCGGTTCTACTGCGCCGACGAGGCCACCGGAACTCTCTACGCGTTCGACGCCGACGGGAAGCTCGTCGACACGGTCAAGGGGAAGGCGACCGGGCCGCTGGAGCTGGAGGTGCGGGAGAACCACCTGTTCATCAACGCCCCGGACTCGTCGACCGCGCGGGTGGTGGACGACAAGCACCAGGTGCGTGAGGTGAACAAGTACGCCAACGACGTGCTCGGTGGCGACCCGCCGCCGGTGGCTCCGCCGCCACCCCCGCCGAAGAAGCCTCGGGTGGGGAAGCCGAGCGCGCCGCGCAGCGTGACGGCCGCGGCCGGCAACGCGCAGGCGCGGGTGAGCTGGCGGCCGGCGACCGCGAACGGCGCGGAGATCACCAAATATGTGGTGGAGGGCGCGGGTCAGAAGCGCGAGGTGGGCGCGAACCAGCGGGCCGTGGAGATCACGGGCCTGACCAATGGGGAGACGTACCGGTTCTCGGTGCACGCGGTCAACGCCAAGGGCGCGGGGCCGTCGCGGACCAGTAACCCGGTGACGCCGACGGCGGCGGTGCCGGACCCGCCGGCGAGCGTCACCGCGCAGGAGCGCCCCGACGGGACGGTGCTGGTGCGCTGGCCGGCCGCGAACGGGCAGGGCAACACCATTGCCAAGTACGCGGTGACGGCGACGTCGGCGGGCACGAACGCCCCGGTGGGCGAGTCGACGAAGACGGAGCTGGTGGTGCCGGCCGGTGAGCTGGAGTACGGCACCCAGTACGCGTTCACGGTGGTGTCGGTCAACGACAAGGGCGCCGGCTCCGCGGCCTCCCCGGTGAGCAACACGGTGGTGCCGTTCGCGGCGCCGGGTCGGCCGGGCGAGCTGCGGGCGAGCACGGTGGCCAACCAGCCGGGCACGGTGTCGGTGCAGTGGGCGCCGGCCGAACCGAACGGGCGCCCGGTCACCACGTACCAGGTCGAGGTGGGTGGGCGTACCAGCGAGGTGACCGACACCCGCACGACGCTGACCGGCCTGGGTAACGGGCAGAACGTGACCGTGAAGGTGAAGGCGGTCAACGAGGCCGGAGCCGGCCCGGAGGCCACCGCCACCGCCCGCACGGTCGCGGAACCCCGGGTGACGGTGACCGGGTCGTCGGCCACGGCGACCGCGGCGACGGTGACGTTCACCGTGGACGCCGGCGGCGGGCAGGCCACCTGCACGCTGACCACACCCGGTGAGCCGGCCAAGAGCGGCGCCTGCTCCAGCATCACGATGAGCGGGTTGACGCCGGGCACGGCGTACACGTTCACGGTGACCGCGAGCAACGCCGCCGGCAAGGGCAGCGTCACCCGCCCGCAGAGCACCGACGCGCTCTACGGCATCGCGACCTGCCACAACGGCGCCGAGGGCGAGACCGCCACCTATTGCGACAAGGATGTGAGCGGCCGCAACGGCAACGAGATCTTCTCGGTGACCCGCCAGGACAACAACCGGCAGGTCGGCTGGGCGAAGCCCGGCACCCGGCTCAAGGCGTACTGCAAGAAGTCCGGTGAAGAGGTCTACGCCTACATCTACAACAACGACAAGCGCAGCACCTGGTGGGTGCAGGTCGACTACGAGGGGAAGAACTACATTCCCTGGGCCTGGCTGAACCTGGAGGGCGGCGACAACATCAACGTCCTGCCCACCTGCTGA